The nucleotide window ATGATGGTTAAGATAAATTCCTTCCTGATATTGCCAAAAAAGTAGTTCGTACATTTTTAAAAAGTTTAAGGGTTTAATTGTTTAAAAGTTTAAAAAAATACTAATCAACGATTAAACTTTTAAACTCTAGACTTTTAAACATTTTTAATACTCGAAAGTTCCGTATTCGCTTGTAATTGTAAGCTTTTTAGAATCCGAAGCTTCTACTCTTCCCACAATTTGTGCATCAACGTTGAATGATTTTGAAATAGCAATAATATCGGCTGAGATAGCTTCCGGTACATATAATTCCATTCGGTGTCCACAGTTAAATACTTGGTACATTTCTTTCCAATCTGTTTTGGATTGCTCCTGTATCAATTGGAACAAAGGTGGCACCGGGAATAAATTATCTTTTATAATGTGCAGATTTTGAACAAAATGTAAAATTTTAGTCTGTGCTCCTCCACTGCAATGCACCATTCCGTGCACATCTTCAGAAGTATATTTGTCTAAAATTTTCTTGATTATCGGCGCGTAAGTTCTTGTTGGTGAAAGTACTAATTGTCCAGCATCGATTGGTGAATTGGCAACAGCATCGGTCAATTTTACCTGACCTGAATAGATCAATTCATTTGGAACGGCAGCATCAAAACTTTCAGGATATTTATTAGCCAAATATTTCTCGAAAACATCATGACGGGCAGAAGTTAGTCCGTTGCTCCCCATACCTCCGTTATATCCTTTTTCGTAAGTTGCCTGACCGAAAGAAGCCAGACCAACAATAACATCACTAGCTTTTATATTGGCATTGTCAATTACTTTTGAACGTTTCATTCTGGCTGTTACGGTAGAATCTACGATAATAGTTCGCACCAAATCCCCAACATCGGCAGTTTCGCCACCTGTTGAATGAATGGTCACACCAAAAGAATTCAACTCGTTTATTAACTCCTCAGTTCCATTGATAATAGCTGATAAAACTTCGCCCGGAATTAAATTTTTATTTCTTCCTATAGTTGACGAAAGCAAAATATTATCAGTTGCACCTACACACAATAAATCATCGATATTCATGATTAAGGCATCTTGGGCAATACCTTTCCAAACCGAAATATCTCCGGTTTCTTTCCAATACATATAGGCCAATGACGATTTTGTACCGGCACCATCAGCATGCATAATCAAGCAATAATCTTCGTCCTGAGTTAAGTAGTCAGGGACGATTTTACAAAATGCTTGAGGGAATAAACCTTTGTCAATATTTTTAATAGCATTATGCACATCTTCTTTGGATGCAGAAACACCGCGTTGCGCATATCTTTTTGAAGTATCTGAACTCATTCTTTTAGTTGTGTGTATATTGGGCAAAGATAAGTTTAAAATTTAAAGTTTAAAAATCAATTTCAATTTCAGAAATCAATCCCAATTTCAATTTCAAAAATCAACTTCAATTGAAAATCTTAATCCTAAAATTCTAATTCTCGATAATTTCTATTTCTACGCGGCGGTTGGCTTCTCGTTCCGCTTCGTTTTTCTCGGGTATGGGGAACAATGGTTTTGTAGCTCCGAACCCAACAAAAGTCATTCTGCTTTTCGAGATACCATTAAATTCCAAAAATTTGCAAATAGCTTTGGCCCTTTGGGTACTTAAATCCCTATAATCTTTTGTAACACAACAAATATGTCCCTGAATCTGTATTTTTAAATCAGGACAGTTTTGCATCACGGTAAGCAATTCGAACATAACCGATCTGGATTGTGGCATTATTGCAAAAGTATCTACAAAGAAATTCATGCTTTCCAGTTTGAGCTTCTCCCCTACATTGGCCATACTGACTTTTCGCATAAAGATGGTATCAATCTTAATGCTAGAAGTAGTACCATCAGGGTTTTGATAAACATAAATATCAGGAAATTTAATTTTTGGCTTTTCCTTTTGCACTGGAATATCCTGCTTTTCGGCTATTATTTTTTCTTCATTAGCAAAATCACTTGGCAAAATATAATACAGGGTAACTTTTCTGTTTTCGGCTTTAATAGGAGACAAAGTATGTAATTTACCAAAACTTCTCGTTTTGAAATCTTCCCTAATTTTCACTTTGTTCTTTATAATATTGTAAACGTAATTAATTCTCTTTTTGGCTAAAGTATCATTATAACCAACAGTCCCTACTTCATCGCAAAAACCATAAACCCCAACAACTTTTACTTCTTTATTTGTGGTTAACCATTGATTCAATTTTGCCAGCTCTTCCTTTTGCAAAACAAACTTATCGCTATCAAAAAAGAACGAAACTTGTTCCTGCGCAAAAACATAAGAAACCGTAAAACTGAATAGCAATGTGATTAAAAACTTCATGATTTGGGGATTTTATCTTTCAAATTTACAATAAAACTTAATTGTTTATCATAAACTTGAATTAATTAAAGCTGAACTTAAACATGAATATCTTTAAAATTGTGACGTTTGGCATACCGAATCATTTGAGTAAATGTTTCATCATCCAGCGTTGGTATTTCCAGAACACCATCAATAACTGCTTAACTGGCACAAGTAACCTAATTCTTATAATTACTTGATTTTTAACATTTTAACAAAAATACAACATTTACAAACACCTGTTAATCAATGATTTAATTAAAAAACTTCTAAGGAAAAGAAATTACTTATTTTTCTTTAGGAAGTTTTCTCTTAACTTTAAGTAAAAACTAACGTAACTTATTAATTTTCAGAGTTATGAAAAGCATTATACTCTCCAATTTCCATCCAGTTTTAGTTGGTAAATTGCTTGAGCAGGAAAAGCTTAACCAATATACCAAATTTTTATATTATCACTTTCAGAATCTCCCAAAATTGGACGAATTGGGAAATATTGATACTGATAATGAATTAGTTCATTTTGGCACTATTTCGGCCGAAGTGGACAAATATTCAGTTAGTTCTGAAAATATTAGTAGTAGGCAATGCATAATTTTTGAAGAGGTTGAAGCTTTTATTGACAATATAATGAAAATCACCTCTCCATCTGAATATCATTTCCCAAGTGGCTTTGAAGTCAAAAAAGGAAATTCTTTTGGCCCAAAAATTGAAGTTCGAATGGAATGGTTTAAAAGAAAAATGGGATATGTATTCAATCAATTTTATACCAAAACAGCTACTAAGCCTGAAAATCTAATACACGTTACCTGTTCCGGTTATTCTTCTCCTAGCGTAGCACAAGAAGCGGTAATCGAAAGAAATTGGAATACGGTTCAGGTCACACATTCCTATCATATGGGGTGCTATGGCGCTTTCCCGGCTATTCGTACAGCAAGGAGTTTAATACAGGCAAGTTCAGAAAATGGAAGAGCTGATGTGGTTCATACGGAATTATTGTCTGCTCACTTGAATTTGACTGAATATTCAGCTGCAAATACAATGATTTGTTCACTTTTTGCGGATGGTTTTATAGGTTATTCTTTGTACGAAGAAAAAACATTCATGGACGATAAGAGTATTCTGGAGAAAAAAGGACTCCGCATATTAACTTCTCACGAGGTTATCATTCCAGATTCATTAGAAGATATGTCTTGGGATTTGGGAGAATACAATTTCTTGATGACACTTTCTAAAAGAGTTCCTGTTTTTATTCGCAAAAATATTAAATCCTTTTTAACAACTCTTTGTTCTAAATACGGCACTAATCTCGATGAAGAAAAGTCCAAAATGCATTTTGCAATTCATCCAGGCGGACCAAAAATTATCGATTATGTTGTGAGTGAACTTGGCGTTTCTAAAGATCATGCCAGATGGTCTTACGAAGTGTTGCGTGTGCATGGAAACATGTCCTCAGCAACAATCCCACATATTTTTAATGAAATCATAAACGATCCAACAATTAAAGCAGGTACAAAAGTGGTGGCAATTGCTTTCGGCCCCGGACTAACAGCTACAGGATTACTACTTGAAAAAATCTGATTTTTATGAGATTTGGCAAATACAACTGAAAACTAACATAAAAGGAAACTAAAAAAAGACTTTTTGCTCTGCAAAATATTAACAGGTAATTACCACATATTCAACACATTAATTCTTTTTATAATTGAATCAACATGTAGTCATATTCTTAATCTAGATGCGTTTTATCGTTAATAATTAGTTTTCATCCATATTTTGTTTTTTTCTTAAACATCTTTTTCTTAATTGAGTAACTTTGAGTCTAACTTTTAATTTCAGGATTGCTCTTAAAAGAAAATTGATTTGATTATCTGAAACAATATTTAATTTGAGAATAAATTAGCGGATTATTATTGGTTTAAATAATTAATCCTTCAAGATAGTGAACTTCAATTTGAAGTTATTTGTGTTTAGGATATTATTCTTTAAATTATTTCCAACTTATTTTACCTCATTAACATTATATTAAATTTTGAATTTTTTTGAATTAAAATTAGCCCCTCTTAACTAATTTTGAAAAAAAAAGAATCTCCGATTGCTCCCCACAATAGAGTATCCTTTGATGATTGTAAACTTCATAGTCTTTTTTGAAGTAGGGTTCGCGATTGTAAACTTGCATTATCACAAATACAAGGGAAACAAGACTTAATCATTTTTATTTATTATTTAAAATCGCTTTATACTTATTAATTTTTTTTTGGCACTAAATGAATATAGCGTTATTCTACATAACATAACATTCATTTGTAAGGGGTACTTCATTTTATTGAAGCAGATTTGTTGTCAGAGAGAATGTTTCCAGATCGGCAAGCTTCCTGATTTTTGTAAGCAATATTTCAAAGTTTAATTAAACAAAATTGATTGTATGAAACAACTCTTTTTAGTTTTTCGAAACCTCAACTTCTACTAATCATTTCTTATTAATAATTATGGAATTAATTAAATTCTAAAATTATTATGAAAAAAATTATCTTTTTTACGATAAAAAGAGTGAAAGAAAATTGGCACTCTTTGTCCTGCTTTTTATCCTGCTATCCCAAAACAGGCAATTCGAGTTTTTTATGGACGGGTACGTTTCATAAAAAGCTCTTTTTTTATGCCTTCTTGTTGCTCTTAGGGATAGGATTTACCCCCAATTCTTATGGGCAATTAGTAGGATCTTCTGCTGTGAAGGCTAACTTTGGTGTTGATGCCGATGCTTATGCCAATCTTTTACAGTTTTCTAATATTGCTAATCCTCCGATAGCCCTTCCTTCGGCTGTTGCAACTGATGACTGGTTTCAAACAAGTTATCCAGGTCCTGGTTTTGGAGTGATAGATCAGTCCATACCATTCCCGGATGTTACTGATAACCACGCATTTTCGCGAAGACAATCAATAACAACACCAACTGCTCCATTTCCTTTCCCAGTTGTTCATAGTGGTATAGGAGCTAATGAAGGAGACTATTTATGGCTAGATGCTGTTTATGGAAGAGATAATTATGTACAGGGAGGGAGTGCTGAAAAATCTTATTTTGCAGGTTCTGGAGATAAGAATTCAGACAATCCATCTACTTGGAGTATAGGTACTTCGGGTAGTGTTCCTCAAAAAGATGATCTCTTAGATGTGTTTGCTCACTTAAGAGGAGAAGGCCCCAGAATTCCCGATGCTTCTGACCCAAGACCTTTTACAACTCTTTACGCTTATGCAGCTGCATCCATCGCAGTTACCAATGGTAATAAACATGTCGATTTTGAATTTTTCAGAACTGCATTAGAAACACCTGCAGATTTGTCTGTTCCAGGCAAAACTGGTCCAGACGGAGGTCGAACTGCATTTACATTCAATCCTGACGGAACTGTTGCAATTCCTGGAACCATTATTATTTCCATAGATTATACAAATGGAGGAAATGTACCCCAAGTTAGAATTAGAGTATGGATGGATGAAACCGTTTTTAATAATTTTAATAATTCTAATCCATTACGTCCTTTTACAACTGTGCCAGGTACTTTTGAAAAAGGAGATAGCTCAGGAACTTTTGGATATGGTGTTATTACCGCAAATAATAACAATGAAACCTTTATTTGGGGTAGAGTTAATATTAATGCCAGTACTCAAGGTCCACCATGGGGAACTTTTGAAGGTTCCGCACCTGATCCTGTAGCTGACTATCAACCTTTGCAATTTGTTGAAATAGGTATCAATCTTACTGCTTTCGGATTAGATAAACGTGGTACACAGGATCCTTGTAGTAATATATTGGGTAGTTTATTAGTTAAAACCCGTAGTAGTGGTGGTGGACCAAACGAAGGCGCTTTTAGTAGCGAGCTGAAAGATTTTGCCGGTCCATTTTTATTTGGTAATACAGGAACCCCTCCTACTGTATCAGTTCCTGATAAAACTGCTTGTGCAGGAGGATCTATTGACTTGACTACTGGAGCAACTACTACCGGTGGCACAATTCATTATTACACAGGTAGCGATTATACAGGTGAAATACTTGCTCCTACAACTTATTCAACATCTACAACTGCAACTATATATGTTCGAAGCGAAAGTTTAACGAATGCAGGTTGCTTCGGAACAAGCCAGTTTACGGTTACGGTGAATAACATAAATCCAGGTGAAATCTCCGGCAGTCAAACGCTATGTTCACCATTTGATCCGGCTGCCTTTACCAGTACAACATCCGGTACAGGAGGTGGAGCAATTACCTATCAATGGCAAATGAGTACAACAGGTTGTAATGGTACGTTCACAGATATCCCAGGAGCTACATCAGCAACTTATGATGCTGGTGCAGTATCAGTAATAACCAATTTCCGTAGAGTTGCTACTTCTACTCTTAATGGTGTTGCTTGTTCTGCAAACAGTAATTGTTTAACAGTAACTCCAAACCCTGTAAGCCCTGGAGTAATTGCTGGAGACCAAATAGGTTGCTCTCCATTTGATGCAATTGCATTTACCAGCACTACAGCGGGAAGTACTACTGGAGCAGGAGTCATTTCTTATCAATGGCAAATGAGTACAACTGGTTGTAACGGTACATTCTCAAATATCAGCGGTGCTACTTCTGCTACTTACGATCCACCAGCTGTAACAGTAACCACAAATTACCGTAGAGTCACTACTTCAACACTCAATGGTGTTGCCTGTTCTGCAAACAGTAATTGTTTAACAGTAACTCCAACCGGAATTGTTCCTGGTGAAATTGCTGGAAGTCAAACATTATGTTCTCCGTTTGACCCTGCAGCCTTTACAAGTGTAACCCCTGGTTCTGACCACGGTACAATTACTTATCAATGGCAAAGTAGTACTACAAGTGCTGTTGCTGGATTCTCTAATATCGTGGGAGCAACTTCTGCAACTTATGATTCACCTGTAGTAGCTGTCAAAACTTGGTTTAGAAGAGTTGCTACTTCTGATGTTGGTTGTTCTGGAAACAGTAATGTTATAGTTGTTACACCAAATGACATTGCTCCTGGTACAATCGCTGGAAACCAAACGCTTTGTTCACCATTTGATCCAGCTGCTTTTACAAGTACAACTGCAGGAAGCACTACTAATGGAGGCGCAATTACCTATCAATGGCAATGGAGTACAACAGGTTGTGACGGTACTTGGACAAATATCTCAGGAGCTACATCAGCGACTTATGATGCAGGTGCAGTATCGGTAATAACCAATTTCCGCAGAGTTGCTACTTCTACTCTTAATGGTGTTGCCTGTTCTGCAAACAGCAATTGTTTGACTGTAACTCCAAACCCTGTAAGCCCTGGAGTAATCGCTGGAGACCAAATAGGTTGCTCTCCATTTGATGCAATTGCATTTACAAGCACTACAGCAGGAAGTACTACTGGAGCAGGAGTCATTTCTTATCAATGGCAAATGAGTACAACAGGTTGTGATGGTACTTTCTCAAATATCAGCGGCGCTACTTCTGCTACTTACGATCCACCGGCTGTGAGTGTAACAACAAATTACCGTAGAGTCACTACTTCAACACTCAATGGTGTTGCCTGTTCTGCAAACAGTAATTGTTTAACAGTAACTCCAACCGGAATTGTTCCTGGTGAAATTGCTGGAAGTCAAACATTATGTTCACCGTTTAACCCTGCAGCCTTTACAAGTGTAACCCCTGGTTCTGACCACGGTACAATTACTTATCAATGGCAAAGCAGCACTACAAGTGCAGTAGCAGGCTTCACTAATATTGTAGGAGCAACATCTGCAACTTATGATTCACCTGCAGTAGCTGTTAAAACTTGGTTTAGAAGAGTTGCTACTTCTGATGTTGGCTGTTCAGGAAACAGTAATGTAATTGTTGTAACACCAAATGACATTACTCCTGGTACAATCGCTGGAAGTCAAACTTTATGCTCTCCATTTGACCCTGCAGCCTTTACAAGTTCAGTGGCAGGAAGCACTACTAATGGAGGTGCAATTACCTATCAATGGCAATGGAGCACAACAGGTTGTGACGGTACTTGGACAAATATCTCAGGAGCTACATCAGCAACTTATGATGCAGGTGCAGTATCGGTAATAACCAATTTCCGCAGAGTTGCTACTTCTACTCTTAATGGTGTTGCCTGTTCTGCAAACAGCAATTGTTTGACCGTAACTCCAAACCCTGTAAACCCTGGAGTAATTGCTGGAGACCAAATAGGTTGCTCCCCATTTGATGCAATTGCATTTACAAGCACTACAGCAGGAAGTACTACAGGAGCCGGAGTGATTTCTTATCAATGGCAAATGAGTACAACTGGTTGTGATGGTACATTCTCAAATATCTCAGGTGCTAATTCTGCTACTTACGATCCACCAGCTGTAACAGTAACCACAAATTACCGTAGAGTCACTACTT belongs to Flavobacterium aquiphilum and includes:
- a CDS encoding AIR synthase related protein, with the protein product MSSDTSKRYAQRGVSASKEDVHNAIKNIDKGLFPQAFCKIVPDYLTQDEDYCLIMHADGAGTKSSLAYMYWKETGDISVWKGIAQDALIMNIDDLLCVGATDNILLSSTIGRNKNLIPGEVLSAIINGTEELINELNSFGVTIHSTGGETADVGDLVRTIIVDSTVTARMKRSKVIDNANIKASDVIVGLASFGQATYEKGYNGGMGSNGLTSARHDVFEKYLANKYPESFDAAVPNELIYSGQVKLTDAVANSPIDAGQLVLSPTRTYAPIIKKILDKYTSEDVHGMVHCSGGAQTKILHFVQNLHIIKDNLFPVPPLFQLIQEQSKTDWKEMYQVFNCGHRMELYVPEAISADIIAISKSFNVDAQIVGRVEASDSKKLTITSEYGTFEY
- a CDS encoding 3-oxoacyl-[acyl-carrier-protein] synthase III C-terminal domain-containing protein, yielding MKSIILSNFHPVLVGKLLEQEKLNQYTKFLYYHFQNLPKLDELGNIDTDNELVHFGTISAEVDKYSVSSENISSRQCIIFEEVEAFIDNIMKITSPSEYHFPSGFEVKKGNSFGPKIEVRMEWFKRKMGYVFNQFYTKTATKPENLIHVTCSGYSSPSVAQEAVIERNWNTVQVTHSYHMGCYGAFPAIRTARSLIQASSENGRADVVHTELLSAHLNLTEYSAANTMICSLFADGFIGYSLYEEKTFMDDKSILEKKGLRILTSHEVIIPDSLEDMSWDLGEYNFLMTLSKRVPVFIRKNIKSFLTTLCSKYGTNLDEEKSKMHFAIHPGGPKIIDYVVSELGVSKDHARWSYEVLRVHGNMSSATIPHIFNEIINDPTIKAGTKVVAIAFGPGLTATGLLLEKI
- a CDS encoding OmpA family protein, with the translated sequence MKFLITLLFSFTVSYVFAQEQVSFFFDSDKFVLQKEELAKLNQWLTTNKEVKVVGVYGFCDEVGTVGYNDTLAKKRINYVYNIIKNKVKIREDFKTRSFGKLHTLSPIKAENRKVTLYYILPSDFANEEKIIAEKQDIPVQKEKPKIKFPDIYVYQNPDGTTSSIKIDTIFMRKVSMANVGEKLKLESMNFFVDTFAIMPQSRSVMFELLTVMQNCPDLKIQIQGHICCVTKDYRDLSTQRAKAICKFLEFNGISKSRMTFVGFGATKPLFPIPEKNEAEREANRRVEIEIIEN